The following are encoded together in the Daucus carota subsp. sativus chromosome 5, DH1 v3.0, whole genome shotgun sequence genome:
- the LOC108223876 gene encoding 1,4-alpha-glucan-branching enzyme 3, chloroplastic/amyloplastic, whose protein sequence is MNTPTLETRHFINDFGQTTFLRNYKPSNKKHSPPPFVGFTRKKYYWRCAGSKSPRQPRPKKSEPDDSKGVDPVGFLAKFNISDKPFAQFLRERHKLLKDLKDEILKRHMNLSEMVTGYQILGMHRNVHHRVDFMEWAPGARYCAIVGDFNEWSPTENSAREGHFGHDDYGYWFIILEDKLREGEEPDEVYFQQYNYIDDYDKGDSGVTVEELFKKANDEYWEPGEDRFVNSRYEVASKLYEQIFGPNGPQTEEEMKELEDIPDAQTRYNTWKEEHKDDLPSDLPSYDVIDSGKEYDIFNIVDDPVSREKFRNKKPPLPYWLESRKGRKAWLKKYIPGIPHGSKYRVYFNTPSGPIERVPAWATYVLPDADGNQAYAVHWEPSPECAYSWKHEHPKAPKALRIYECHVGISGQEPKVASFNDFIEDVLPHIKEAGYNAIQLFGVVEHKDYFTLGYRVTNLYAVSSRYGTPDDFKHLVDEAHGLGLLVFLDIVHSYSAADEMVGLSLFDGSNDCYFHTGKRGYHKYWGTRMFKYGDLEVLHFLLSNLNWWVEEYHIDGFHFHSLPSMMYSHNGFASFTGDMEEYYNQYVDKDALLYLILANEILHVLHPNIITIAEDATNYPGLCEPTSQGGLGFDYFVNISASEMWLWFLENVPDHEWSMSKIVNTLMVNKQTASKMLQYAENHNQSISGGQSFAEILFGQSMQQPSVSKDLLIRGCSLHKMIRLITCTCAGRAYLNFMGNEFGHPGRVEFPVASNTFSFSFANRHWDLLTNGVHHQLFLFDKDMMKLDENERVLVRGVSNIHHVDDNTKVISYLRGPLLFIFNFHPSNSYEKYSVGVEEAGEYQVILNTDEKLYGGEGLIGHDKYLQKTTSRRLDGLRNCLEVSLPRRTAQVYKLTRILRK, encoded by the exons ATGAACACTCCCACACTAGAAACTCGTCATTTCATAAATGATTTCGGCCAAACTACATTCTTACGCAACTACAAGCCAAGCAATAAGAAACATAGTCCCCCTCCCTTTGTTGGTTTCACTCGCAAGAAATACTACTGGAGGTGTGCAGGCAGTAAGTCACCACGACAACCTAGGCCAAAGAAATCAGAGCCTGATGATAGTAAAGGGGTTGACCCAGTTGGTTTCCTTGCTAAATTTAACATTTCAGACAAACCCTTTGCTCAATTCCTCCGAGAAAG GCATAAGTTGTTGAAGGATTTAAAAGATGAAATTCTCAAACGCCACATGAATTTAAGTGAGATGGTTACTGG ATATCAGATATTGGGAATGCACCGGAATGTTCATCATCGGGTGGATTTTATGGAATGGGCTCCAG GTGCTCGGTACTGTGCCATTGTCGGTGATTTTAATGAGTGGTCGCCAACAGAGAATTCTGCAAGAGAGGGTCATTTTGGGCATGATGATTATGGATATTGGTTTATCATTCTTGAAGATAAATTAAGGGAAGGAGAAGAACCTGATGAAGTGTACTTTCAACAGTACAACTATATAGATGACTATGATAAAGGTGACAGTGGAGTTACTGTTGAAGAATTATTCAAGAAAGCAAATGATGAATATTGGGAACCTGGAGAGGATCGATTTGTAAATTCACGTTATGAAGTGGCATCTAAGCTATATGAGCAAATATTTGGGCCAAATGGGCCACAAACAGAAGAAGAAATGAAGGAATTGGAAGACATACCTGATGCTCAAACAAGATATAATACGTGGAAAGAGGAGCACAAAGATGATCTACCAAGTGATTTACCATCATATGATGTGATAGACAGTGGAAAAGAATATGACATTTTTAATATTGTGGATGATCCTGTTTCGCGAGAAAAGTTTCGTAATAAAAAGCCCCCTCTTCCATACTGGTTAGAGTCTCGCAAAGGAAGAAAGGCATGGTTGAAGAAGTATATACCTGGTATTCCTCATGGCAGCAAATACAGAGTGTATTTTAACACCCCTAGTGGACCTATTGAAAGGGTTCCTGCTTGGGCTACTTACGTGCTTCCAG ATGCAGATGGAAACCAAGCGTATGCAGTCCACTGGGAACCGTCTCCTGAGTGTGCATATAGTTGGAAACACGAACATCCCAaagcaccaaaagctttgcgtATCTACGAGTGTCATGTCGGAATTAGTGGGCAGGAGCCAAAAGTTGCCTCTTTCAATGATTTTATTGAGGAT GTCCTCCCCCACATTAAAGAAGCTGGATACAATGCAATTCAGTTGTTTGGAGTTGTTGAGCACAAAGATTATTTTACTCTTGGATACAGG GTGACAAATTTATATGCTGTTAGCAGCCGCTATGGCACACCTGACGACTTCAAGCATTTGGTGGATGAAGCACATG GTCTTGGACTGCTTGTATTTCTAGACATTGTTCATTCGTACTCCGCTGCTGACGAGATGGTTGGATTGTCCCTGTTTGATGGTTCAAATGACTGCTACTTTCATACTG GTAAACGAGGCTATCACAAATACTGGGGAACGAGAATGTTTAAATATGGAGACCTCGAAGTGCTTCATTTTCTACTCTCAAATCTTAATTG GTGGGTAGAGGAATACCATATAGATGGATTTCATTTTCACTCCCTGCCCTCAATGATGTACAGTCACAATGGTTTTGCTTCGTTTACTGGTGATATGGAGGA GTACTATAATCAATATGTTGACAAGGATGCCTTGCTATACTTGATATTGGCAAATGAGATACTGCATGTTCTTCATCCCAATATAATAACAATTGCGGAAGAT GCAACAAACTATCCAGGACTATGTGAGCCAACTTCTCAAGGTGGTTTGGGATTCGATTACTTTGTCAATATTTCAGCATCAGAGATGTGGTTATGGTTTCTCGAGAATGTTCCTGACCATGAATGGAGCATGAGTAAG ATTGTAAATACTTTAATGGTAAACAAACAAACTGCGAGTAAGATGCTTCAATATGCTGAGAATCACAACCAG TCCATATCAGGAGGGCAATCATTTGCAGAAATTTTGTTTGGTCAAAGTATGCAGCAGCCATCTGTATCAAAGGACTTGCTGATAAGGGGTTGTTCGTTGCATAAG ATGATCAGGTTAATAACGTGTACGTGTGCTGGTCGTGCTTACCTTAACTTTATGGGTAATGAATTCGGGCACCCTGGT AGGGTAGAGTTTCCGGTGGCAAGTAACAcgttttcattttcatttgctaATCGCCACTGGGATCTGTTGACAAATGGAGTTCATcatcaattatttttatttgataag GACATGATGAAATTGGATGAAAATGAGAGAGTACTTGTAAGAGGTGTCTCTAATATCCACCATGTCGACGACAATACTAAG GTCATTTCTTACCTGAGAGGCCCGCTTCTTTTCATATTCAACTTCCATCCATCAAATTCATATGAAAAATACAGTGTAGGCGTGGAAGAAGCCGGAGAGTATCAA GTTATTCTGAACACGGATGAAAAGTTGTATGGTGGGGAAGGACTGATTGGGCATGACAAATATCTTCAGAAAACTACTAGTAGAAG ACTTGACGGGTTAAGAAACTGCCTGGAAGTATCACTGCCACGAAGAACTGCTCag GTGTACAAGTTAACAAGAATATTGAGAAAATGA
- the LOC108221235 gene encoding stigma-specific STIG1-like protein 1 has protein sequence MAATMIKVVVCMMAISTALTVLLTMKDSGFHGKSSSNIDISSSSAKETNAEDVLVTPYKRVNRFLAEERNPRAADHCHKDYEVCTLQGTNSTCCNNKCLDLATDKKNCGACKKKCKYTDTCCRGECVDTTYDKRHCGECNNRCSPGGYCIYGLCDYA, from the coding sequence ATGGCGGCCACGATGATCAAAGTTGTTGTCTGCATGATGGCTATCAGCACCGCACTCACAGTTCTTCTCACCATGAAGGATTCAGGTTTCCATGGAAAGAGTAGCAGCAACATTGATATTTCTTCAAGTTCCGCGAAAGAAACCAACGCTGAAGACGTCCTCGTCACGCCATACAAAAGGGTTAACCGTTTTCTTGCTGAGGAGAGAAACCCAAGGGCCGCTGATCACTGCCACAAAGACTACGAAGTCTGCACTTTGCAAGGCACAAACTCCACTTGCTGCAACAACAAGTGTTTGGATCTAGCAACTGACAAGAAGAACTGCGGAGCATGCAAGAAGAAATGCAAGTACACGGATACATGCTGCAGGGGAGAATGTGTTGATACTACTTACGATAAAAGGCATTGTGGAGAATGCAACAATCGCTGCTCGCCTGGGGGATACTGCATTTACGGTCTCTGCGATTACGCTTAA